The DNA window ATAATTgatttatattagttacttttctcattactgAGACCGATTCTCCTACAAGAAGTCACTGGCTCACGCTGTCATGTGGGGGAGGCTGGGTGGCTAGGGCTCTGGCTGGGGTCAGGGGCCAGCTGGCCACACAGCTTGTTATATTTCCACAAGAGAGAGAGCAGACTGACGAGAAGCAGCAGGAATAGAACCATATACTCATCCTGAACCAAAGTGGCCTGCTTTGGGTCTGTTAGGACTTTCCTCTTAAAAACTCCAGGACATAACAACAAGTAAAACTGAGATACAGAGTATTCAGCAAGCAAttgacacagaaagacaaagaccACATGTAGAAGAGCTTTAAAATGTAGACTTGAAGACAGAAAAGTGATTAGCTGAAACTAATTAGCTCTAGAACACAGTCAGACGACGTCACATAACCTAACATGTCTACTGTGCATAACTAGTGAGGGGCTAGTGGTTCATCGACTGACCGGCTCAACTGCTACACTGGAAGCCGACTGACTGGCTAGATTCTCTCACCTCTAAACAATCTCCTCAACATTTACAGGGATGACGCTGTACGCCTTCTTGTCTCACTGTAGGGTTATAATGTAAATGCAGTAACCATAGATCATGTCACCCCACTCCATGAGGCCTGCCTGGGTGATCACGTGGCATGTGCAAGGACTCTTCTGGAAGCTGGAGCTAATGTAAGTTATGGAGAGAAATTAAGAATTTAACATTGCCTGACCGAGAGAACCGAAGTTCTCGTTTTCTGTTCTACCCTCCTTTCTTAGTAGTATTGAAAACCTAACAATACAAACAATGCCTCAGTCTTCCCAGGATACCTGCAGAGGAATTCCAGTCATTGTGTAGAGTGCACCAGTgatctttagattttttttgtatttggggGAATCAAAATAACAACAGAGGAGCATCTGTATCTTGTATCTTTGCGTATTTTCTGAACAAGTTTCTGAAAATAAATTCTCAGAAATCCTAGctgttggtgcatgcctgtatTCCTGGATCTTTGGAGGCAGGGTAATGAGAAGTTATATAGTAAGCTGGATGCTAGCTCAGGCAAtatgatatacacacatacacacaaacagacagacagacagacacacacacacacacacacacacacacaatctcagtATAGAACCAATATCCCACACTTAAATACCCACAAGTAAAGTAGCCTCATTATTTCCTTTACTTTTGCATGTTTCTTCCCTTTTGGACTTATTGTTGAATGTGTGTAAATTCCATACTTGAATATTGGTTTTTCAATGAACAATAGTAAACTATCTGTTCCTGTGACTTTTCTCCCACATCACATTTCTACTTACCTCCTGAAGGATGAAAGCTTCTCTCGTTGATGTGTATGAAGCAAATTGCATTGTCATATGTACAGGTGCATGTTTCCCAATTAGCAGATCATGTAGTCTTAGGAACACATAAACAAGTTCCTGAGTCCTGCATGATTTATGAATCTCATTCTCAGATTTCGGGTTTCCTTTAGGCAAATGCGATCACAATAGATGGTGTGACTCCCTTATTCAACGCATGCTCACAAGGCAGCACAAGCTGCACGGAACTTCTTTTGGAATATGGCGCCAAAGCCCAGCTGGAGTCCTGTTTCCCATCTCCAACACATGAGGCTGCGAGTAAAGGTTAGCTCAGGTCCTATTGCTCTTCTTAATGTTTAACTCTAGTGTCCCCTCAAAACACAGCATATTCAAACATCATATTATAAATTTGGCATTGTATGGATGACTAATACAAAATTATTACAAAATTTGTTTTATCagtgttattttgaaatattatttcaataaatttatcatatgaaaaataaaaaaaagaagggaaaatatcTCCAGACATGCATACCCCTCTTTGTCTTTCAGTGAATGCTACTTCTGTGACAaacatgagtgcaggtacatgTTCAAAAGGAAAGCATCGACAGAAAATAAAGCTGCCTTTTCTTTGTGTTGGCAGGTCACCATGAATGTCTGGACATCTTGATATCCTGGGGCGTAGATGTTGACCAAGATATTCCTCACTTGGGAACTCCTCTTTATGTAGCTTGTATGTCCCAACAGTTTCATTGCATCTGGAAGCTTCTTTACGCTGGTACTTTTCCATTCTGTCCATACTCGGATAATTATTTGTTCCTCTAACTAAGCTTCTTTTAAAAGTCATATCTCAATGTGAAAATATTCTTGTTGTAAACATTGTCACTTATGCATATATAATCTAGTAAAACAACTTGTCTTTGATGAGACTACTTCAAAGCTCATGGATGGATATACACTCTCTACAGCCTGCATCTGAGTCACCAATACACTGTTGGTTACATAATTGAGCCATTCCTTGTAATCAGTCATAAAACTAAGATTCTCCAGACTGAATACAATATTGCTAAGTATGTCAACAAATCCCCCAAAGACTTAGTACTTGGATAACCTTATTGCCTACCAACCATAAAAACCCATGGACTATCCCAGATTTTGTACTTTCTGTCCTGCTTTAAAAGGCTCACTGCTTTCTCCACTAAGTTCCTCAAAGCTCGGCTTTTGCTCCATGAGAAACAATCCTAACCCATTGAGAATTTGGTGATCTCTCCCACATTAGAGCTGGAACTCCTTGGAGGTGGCTTGTGCCTCCCGTCATCACCTGTTTTCTCCAGAAGAGTGCCTCTCTGTCATGTGGTAGGCACTCAGGATATTCATGAATGAGACGCTAGGTTTTTATGgtgtttgtcttgtttgtgaCTAAAGTATACTATTTACTTCTAGTATACTTACACATATAATTTTAGCAACCCCTTAACATATTACTCACATTATCTTACTTGACCTATAAATGTCTTACAAGCAGGACTTAACATTCACTATTTTATTCACATTGCACATAGAATCTTAAACATGGATTCTGTTACTATTGCTAAATTGTTATTTCCTAGACAAATTAACCATACACTTAGTATAACAATACAATATATACTTTATCGTCCATCttcatttataaagaaatattttattcactaaATACTTTAACATATGTTAAAGAACATTGAAAATTGTTGTTAGcaatggttggttggttgctatTTCAGGCCCCCTTTGCTCTCATAAAATTGATAAGCCTAGTGAAGTATATGATTTCTTTAGGGAAAATTGGCCAAGAAACATTTCTCCACtaggtattttatatttgtttgaaaATACTGAAAGTGATTCTTTCTACTAAAAGTTGAAAGTACAAGAGAGCTATGAAGGAACTTAAGGTGAACAGATTGTTGTGGGTCTGTATAATTTTACCAACTATCAGAAAGCTGACTCAGAAAGCATATACAACCTTTATTAGCAGATATGTCTTGATTTCTGACTATATACCAGAAAATGGTATCACTATACTTTTATAGTGTTATATACCATCTATTTGTTATATAGTCATTGAATGACTCTTCTGTGCCAGACTTGTGGTAAAAGGAATAACTAAGCAGTAGAGAATTTTGCATGTTGGCTTATATTTTTCAATGAGAACATTTTCAAAAGTTTGAGTTTTTATGCAGCTATCATTGAAGTGTTTTTCCATTACTGAAGCCTTATGTCTTTATGTGTTTAGTGACTGAAATTACACAAGTGAACACTGGCAGGCAAATCTATATACATTTTACCTAAATGATTCACATATTTATATTCATGTGTTTTCAAAGAAACCAACAAGCTTTCTTGctttaaatgaaaagaatgacAGTGATATTACTCCAAATAACTTTAAGAGCTGTTATCTATGATAAGAATAGGTATGTGTGAACTTAGTAATGCTTTTAAgctggtgagacggctcagtggataaagacacttgccttgcaagcccgGTGATCTTCAATTCAATCCCTGGAGACCATAAGaagatggaaggacagaactgactccttgaagttgtcctgtgacccaAACATGCACACTATGgcatacacacttgcacacacatctcaagcatgcacacacatagacacacaaacagtaataataaataaataaggacctTTTCAAAATTATAAGTCTCTTTCTTCTGACATCTTCCCAGATGTCAGAAAAAATATCCtgaaaagtatttgaaaaaaatatactaATGTGTATACCTCCACATCCAGAGGTAGCAAATTTAAGAttttatgtatgatatatatgtcATGTTACCAGTAAAGGTCCTTTATGTACCCTTCCCCAAgttgtcttcctctcttttacATACAAAGGTAACTACTCATGTAATAATGGCTTTTTTATCATTCCTCTCTGTTTACATACAGGTGCTGATGTACACAAAGGCAAGTATTGGGACACTCCATTACATGCTGCTGCTCAGCAACCCAGTACTGAAATTGTGAACTTATTGCTAGAATTTGGAGCAGACATCAATGCCAAGAACACAGAACTTTTACGGCCCATTGATATGGCTATATCCAACAGTGCTGTAGAAAGAGTACTTCTTCAACATGAAGGTAGGGAGAATATATGGGAATgtttataaatacaaaaacataCTCTCCCAAAATAGATGGAAGTGAAAAGTGCTTTATTACTATATGAAGCAGCAATGACATAACATTTCAAGAATTTATTGTAAGAACCAAAAAATTCAACTTGGGTACCATGCAAGGAAAATATGACCATTCAAAGATTTTTACTGTATCTAAACTTTTATGTTCCCTTAGTAAAATATGTTGAACTTGTTTAAACAATGCATAATATGCATTTTTATGATGCACTATCTACTTACatgcactatttttaaaaatatttgagtgcccagcatggtggcacacacctttaatccaagcacttgagaggcacGGATAGACAGATCTGTGTGTGTtcgaggcctggtctacaaagagagatccagggcagctagggctatTGTGCAGAGAAAGCCTGtgttgaaaacaacaacaacaaaattgagaACTGGGTAATTGATCTGTAAGTCTAGCACATACCACACTAGGACATGCTGGGTCAGTTCTCCACTAATGAGCCAATGAGTCACATTTCCAAGCAGCTGAATCCCCTTCCCCAGACCCCACGTCATCCctttttttgatgttgttgttgttagggttTCTTATATcttgagctggccttgaactcactagatagccaaggatgactttgaaattCTAAtcagcaggtggtggtggtggtggtggtggtggtggtggtggtggtggcacacgcctttaatcccagcactcaggaggaagaggcaggcagatctctgtgaatttgaggccaacctggtctacagagcgggatccaggacaggcatcaaaactacacagaaaaacactgtctctaaccccctccccccaactctaATCCTCTGAGtgtgcctctcagtgctggggttacagacatgtaccagCAAGCAGTGCTGTGGATCAAACTAGAACTCCATGTGTTCTAGATAAATAGTCTTCCAACTGAACTCCATCCCAACCCATTCATTCCCCATTTTATAAGTCATGGTGCATGTTCTGTAGTGTGTTGTAGATGCATAataaggaaagattttttttttttacctttaagACTTTTTTCTTAAGCAAAATTTCTGAAGGTTAGTTCAGAatataactttaattttaaaattttcctttgtgaTATATATCTTGATTTTTTTGATTTAGATGTCCTTTAAAGATCAGAATTTGTCCTGAAAATTTCAGTGAAACAATAATTTTATAATCTTTAAGATAATTATGTCTTTaattacttatttgtattttgtatgtgtgagtgttttgcctgcatgcatgtgagtgcattgcatgcctggtgcctgcagaagtcagaagagggcaccagatcccctggagttagagttaagGATAGTTGTGGGCCATTgcatcctgtgggtgctgggaactgaacccaagtccttgtaggagcagcaagtgctcttaactgctgagccacctctccagctctatgAAGGCTATAATGTTTTAAAGAACATATATGGGACATTTCTCAATCATATTTCAGGATCTCACAAGTAGAGGCACTATAAATAAAGACATTGGTCATTAGCCAAATTCATTTGCTGTTTTTATGCTGAGTTAATTCAGTTATCACATGTAAACATTCATTTTACAATTACCATGTTCATGTCTTCTTGTAGCGACCCCAAGTTCTCTTTGTCAACTCTGCCGACTACACATCCGAAACTACATAGGAAGACAGCGGTTCCATCTCATCCCCCAGCTCCAGTTACCAACATTGCTGCAGAATTTCTTACAGTATCGATAACACAGTAAAGAGTTTTGCATTCTTTGAAAATCaaacatttctatttcattttctttttaaagtatagaaTGATATGGGTGAAGATGAATACAGTTCACCTGGGGAAGCAGTAAAATGTTAACCGACTTCCATTTGAAGAATACTCACTAGTACTCTATGAATTTTTATGGTCTTTTGGAttataatatgtttaaaatagCTATACTATCTTAGCAATCTCAGTGTACCGTCTTGATTTAGGGGAAAGTGAGAATTTatccattttatgttttttattgtaGAGCAGAAGAGAAAATTGCATACTTTTACTAAATTTTTAATTCAACTGTAAATTTCATACTATGTTACATTTTGAAGGATCTGTATTCTTCAGATAATGGATTAACTATAATTTTAGCTACTGCCATTGGTTATCTCTGTGTTTTTAATATTGACAAAAAAATTTTTAGAGCAGCAAATATGCTTTTTGAAATAAAGATGAATTATACACTTGCTGTTGTAATGATCAATTTACAAGAGAAAGATATTCTTTCCTCCTCTGTACAGAGATCTCAAATTTGCTGTCACATAGTAAGTAGTTTGTGACAGACAAAAAGGTTGAAGGACTGAAAGTTAGTCCTGCCCACACGTCAACAGTGTAGGAGGTCAAACACCTGTGAGGGCTATTTAAAGACCTTCTCAAGATGGTTCACAAGATCTGACACCAGTGCTCTCAGATGTTACTCTACTCTTCTAGTTAAAAAACCGTCAGTACCTAGCAATACCAGACTGAAGAAAACAGGCCATATGCCTCAGCGATGAAGTCCCCAGTTACATTCTGGGACCATCAATTCATTCGGTGCATGAGTTCTGCAATAACTGTCCCAGAAGAGTGGGTGCCAGGGATCCCTAACTCTGTCGTGTCTACACTTTAAGTGACTGGTCACTCTCTTGATAAGTGAATTCCTTGGCTTCAGTCTTTGAAATAGGGTCAATGGTCAAGGCAGCAGATGAATCCATTTCATatcctgtttcttttgtttgacaCCAAAAGGAAGAGGGCTTTCTGTCCATAAACAATCACATGGATCACTACTGCAGGGGTTCTCCACCTGGGGGTCCTGACCCACTTGGGGGgagggtcgaatgaccctttcacaggggtcacataccagatatcctgcatgtcatatacttacattacaactcataacagtagcaaaatcatagttatgaagtagcaacgaaaataattttatggttgggggtccacaacatgaggaactgtgttaaagggtggaagcattaggaaggttgagaactgctgctctatcACAAGAAGGCTAGAAGATTAATACTCCCTAAGTGGAAGGTGATATACATGTGTCTTTGACTGATAAGGAGAGACCTGTGACTATGACACAGTGCCACCTACCAAAAACACACATCAGAAAAGACAGACGAGCAAACAAAAGATTTTTCCTTAGTGTGAATGCAGGTCAGCACAGCATCCTAAAGATGGTCATACTTACAATCCTACTGAAAGCTTTAACTATTCTTGAGAGGGCAATGTTTTGACTTAATTGTTCACGGAAATGTAGTTTTAAGATGCATGTGATgtgtggaagagggagcagagcagCAACATGATGTGTGGAAGTCTGTTTTCTGGCTGCAGTCTCATGAACCCCCTTTGATGTGAAGATCCTTTTGCTATAAATACATCCCAGCCCCATGGCATCTGGATAACACTTGCTTTCCTGACACACTCAAGGCTCAAAGGGGACAGCTGTTGgcaggtgaacacacacactgagagtgAATTCCACGGAAATCTTTGTGAAAGTTAGATGTCCTCCCCGGAAAAAGGAGAGTGAAAGTGGAGAGATTTGGAGTTAACAAAGTCAGTCAAGTGGTTTCCCCAAAGAAAGTGAGAGAGTAATGAATTGGCTGAGTTTGGCCAAATTTCACTTGGGAAAGGGAGCTTGGgataacaaaaaagtaaataaattctgTTTAGAATAGACTTTTTGCAACATGAGCATGTAGTTTGTCCCATGGTCACTCCCAATATATGGTTTTCATAggccaaaattattttaaaatgtttttgagcCAGACggtgatagtgcatgcctttaatcccagcacttgggaggcagagccaggtggatctctgtgagttcgaggccagcctgggctacagagggagatccaggacaggcaccaaaactacacagaaaaaccctgtctctaaaacaaacaaacaaacaaacaaacaaaaagaaatgtttttgagCCCCAAAGTTACTTGTAAAAGGTAAGAGCTTAGATAATAGCTTTAATGATCAAATCTCTTGCCTTACAGAGGACTTGATTCAACCCCTCATAACCCATGTAAATGTTGAGAACTATGTGATTTGGAATACtttgattctctctcttttttttttttgagctgaggatcgaacccagggccttgcccttgctaggcaagcactcttctcttcacacatacacacacacacacacacacacacacacacacacacacacacacacacggaaacactgagctaaattcccttGCAAAACTGAACAGTTAGAGGGGGTCCCAGGCTGACTCATTAATCAGAGTACAACATTGTAACAATCTTCAAGTTTGGaagataaaaagattttttttatttttactgtccAGAAACTATGCAGCCAACTTTGTCCTCTTGTGAAGCCATTCATACACCAGTGAATAGTATGCACGGGGGAGAAGTCCTCCTTTCTGCTTAGTTGTGTGGGGATTTCTCAAGAAATTCCTTGAACTTAGAGTATAAGGAAAAATAGCCGCAGTACTGGTTAATTTTTGCCAAGTCGATACCAACgagggtcacctgggaagaggaaatgtcaGCTGAGGAATTTTCTCCATCAGGTTGACACATGGGATACTTTCCTTttcgtttgtttcttttttgatattGTCATTTAATTAGAACACATCTCCATTCCTGTTCCTCTCTCCAAACCGTTCTTTATACCCtttcttgctctccttcaaattcatggcctctttttctcatCCATTGTTACTGTATGGATATCATTAATGGATATAGGAAGGCCCAGTTGACTGGGGGCAGTACTAcgcctaggcaggtgggcctgtgCTGTAGAAGAAAAGTAGACCAGCAAACCAGAGggggaagccagtaagcagcattcctctggggtctctgcttcagttcctgcttccaggttcctgtttgaACTCCTGTCCTGGTTTCCTGGTATGATTGACTCTAACCTGTAAGATACAATAAACCTTGTTCtgcccaagttgtttttggttagtGTTTTTATCAGTGGCCAAGACAAAAAAAGCAGATCAACTTTTCACCCTGGGAAATGTCACCCGCCCTCTAGTCtcttaaatcagtggttctcaacctgtggcttgcGACCCCTCTGGGGTGTCAAATGACtgtttcacaggggtcacctcagaccattggaaagcacagatacttacattctgattgataacagtagcaaaattacagttataaaatagcaacaaaaataattttatggttggggctaccacaacataaggaactgtactaaagggtctcagcattaggaaggtcaagaACCCATGGTCCAGAGAGATAAAAGTCCATCACTTTCTCAGCAGGGCAGCATGGCATCAGGCAGACAGCTGTGACAGGACGTTCAGAGTTCACATCTTCAACCCTGACCTCAAAACAGAGATAGACCATGGGGGATGACTGTGggctttaaaacctcaaagcccagttcCAGGGCtatacttcctccagtaagactCTACTCCCTGAACCTTCccaacagcgccaccaactggcaACCCAGTATTCAAATGCAGGAACCCATGGGAGCCTTACTCAAACAACTACATGTGGCTATTCTGGGTCATGCTCCTCtgtacctgtggtgatatttgacttgtgctgaaatgtggttatattttatttgtatgttaataaataaagtcttcctggagatcagaggaaatggcAAGCCATTTTCAgtacacaaaagtcaggcagtggtagcacatgctcttaatcctatcacttagcaggcaaggTCTTTGTGTGTCGGGAGTCTTCCAGAAGATCCATGAAACAGATAAGGCAACTCTTCAGGTTGTCTCtacagaaaatagaaagcaaacaaaaacaccctaaacagaaacaaaaccctcatACCTTTCACAATTTTTGACAGCATTGTCTCTAAACTTTAATGTGATGGGCAAGTAAACTGTTTCCAACGAttcaaaataaaactcttttcAATATTAGATCTTTGAAGGGTTTCAGTAATTATACCCCATTTCTTGGCCAAATTCAAATGAGAGCATGGAGATATTTGCTCTCTGCCTCTAAGATCAGCAGAGATCTGTGGGGTCTTAACATCTCACAGTTACACTATTCTTCGCATTTATGATACTACACTAACTTAACCCAATGAACACGAAACAGCTAGTTCCTTAGATGCCTTAGTAACAGCTAAGTAAGCTAGCAGTAAGGAAAATCTTTTCTTCAGTTATCAGTCAGCATCATGTCAGAAAAGAGAAGTTGCTCTGTGTACCAATCCCTGAGAACTTAATGTAAGGAACATGTTAAATCGATGCTTTAAAACTGAACAACTGAAATGGGAACATCAAACTACTACTGCTATTGATGCTTCTGGCAGCAATTATCAACCTCATTGCAGATTTTGAGGTCATAAGCAACTGGGGTTTGGAGGCAACGCTTTATAAAATCAGAATTCTGAGCAGAAGGTGTCTACAGCTAATGCTGCATTTCAGCTCCTGGGGACCACCCCAGGACAAAATCTGGGTCTCACACTTCTaaggaggacaacttgtgggcgGGTGCTAAAATCCTTATAAGAGCATAATAAAGCCAggcaacaatgaaaaaaaaaaacaaaaaacaaaaaaacaaaggaagaaaaattggaTTGGATGCTAGAAGCAACTGCCAGTGCCAGGTGAGGTTTTGTTTCTATGGTAACGTGAAAATGAACAGCAAGCAAATGGGAAACTGCAGTTCTTCCTCTAGGCCCCTGGGTTCTCCAGACTCCTTTATTGGCAGAGTTTACCAAATGTTTAGCAAAAAAGAAGTCATACTCCAGAATCCCAGCTCAGAAGCATAGAGAGTATGTGGTAACTGACACATTACCGAAATAAAATTCTAACTTCAGAGTAAGACTCCAGAATTAAACCCCAGTGGATGGCTAATTTACCTTTGTAAGTCTTAGCAACCACATCTAGGGTTAGTCTTGATGCATAGACACTTTCTATAAGCCTAATGGGTAATTCATTCCCTGAGGAAATATCCATGGATATGTTAACACGAAAGGGTGAAAGTTTCATGGGGTCCCACACCTAGAACTACAAGAAACTTCTGACTGCTGAGAGAAGCAGAGTTAGCTtcccccagggatgagcccctttATTGGCTTTCCAATGCAGAGTGGCCAGTTTTGAAACCATAGATACACCACCAagaaaaacagactcagcagtgtgtgtgtgtgtgtgtgtgtgtgtgtgtgtgtgtgtgtgtgtattccccaAATTTGCCTTACATTAACTTAACCCAATGAACAAGAAGAAGTTTGTTCCTTAGCTGCCTTAGTAAGAGGTAGGTGAGCTACCAGTAGGGGAAACTTTACTTCATATATAGAGATCTGTGCATACGTATCGAAGTGtgtatgtaataataatttttttaaaagatatcaaCTTGAGAGTGCAGCTATGGGAGTGGTTCAAGGGGATGTCTCGGAGGTGCTGGAGTGAGGAAAGGGGGAAGTGATGggattctattttcattttttaaaaaaccatttctCTATCCTTTTGCTCACATTACTCATTTCTTCTATTATAAACATATTCCCATAGtcataaaaatgataatataCACTGAGGACAAAGTACTACCTATTTCCTCTATTGCTCTAAGAaccacatattttatttctttatctaatCCTCACAGACCTTCTAAGTTTTATCCCATATTCCCATATTTTACAAACAAGGTAGGTTAAATAACttgcccagagtcacacagctaATTGGAAGTAGAACTGGTTCTTTAAAGCCTAtgtcttaaaaatattattttagttatgtgtatatgtctgtgtgcagaTTGGTTCATGTGAGAACAGGCtctctgtagaggccagaggtggccgatttccctagagctggagttatagtggttgtgagctgcctggcatggtgctgggaactgaactcaggtcctttgccagagcagtatgtgctctta is part of the Onychomys torridus chromosome 17, mOncTor1.1, whole genome shotgun sequence genome and encodes:
- the Asb5 gene encoding ankyrin repeat and SOCS box protein 5 isoform X1 yields the protein MSRIYLSSGWLEVPWGDGDLGSWADRSPLHEAASQGRLLALRTLLSQGYNVNAVTIDHVTPLHEACLGDHVACARTLLEAGANANAITIDGVTPLFNACSQGSTSCTELLLEYGAKAQLESCFPSPTHEAASKGHHECLDILISWGVDVDQDIPHLGTPLYVACMSQQFHCIWKLLYAGADVHKGKYWDTPLHAAAQQPSTEIVNLLLEFGADINAKNTELLRPIDMAISNSAVERVLLQHEATPSSLCQLCRLHIRNYIGRQRFHLIPQLQLPTLLQNFLQYR
- the Asb5 gene encoding ankyrin repeat and SOCS box protein 5 isoform X2; its protein translation is MSVLEESRPFAQQLSNVYFTILSLFCFKLFVKISLAILSHFYIVKGNRKEAARIAAEFYGVTQGQGSWADRSPLHEAASQGRLLALRTLLSQGYNVNAVTIDHVTPLHEACLGDHVACARTLLEAGANANAITIDGVTPLFNACSQGSTSCTELLLEYGAKAQLESCFPSPTHEAASKGHHECLDILISWGVDVDQDIPHLGTPLYVACMSQQFHCIWKLLYAGADVHKGKYWDTPLHAAAQQPSTEIVNLLLEFGADINAKNTELLRPIDMAISNSAVERVLLQHEATPSSLCQLCRLHIRNYIGRQRFHLIPQLQLPTLLQNFLQYR